ataaatttcatttaaacaaaaaaaacaatatttctagGCATATTTTAGGTTACAACTtaaaaataaacatataaaaataaaaagatacaTAACGAAAACCTACTCCTCGTCCTAATCCGGAAATTCCAAACCTAAAGAACCTACGAGTTTAACTAAATCATATCTCAACCAAAAGTGAATTTCTTCATTGCGCAAGTCTTGTTGGACATTTTCGAGAACGGGAGCTTGTGTGGGAGGATCCGACACCCATTCTGGAGATATTGCACGTCCATTTTCTTTTATTAACATATTGTataatatgatacatgcatatactCTGTTATGGATTGTTTTTTTATTCATCGCACAAACTGGTCGGTTTAGTATCCCTCATCTTCCTTTTAAAACACCAAAAGCACTCTCAACATTTTttccccatctaccctttaaaacaccaaaagccctcTCCATTTTTACCCAAGAAAGTGGTATAAAATTATGTATTTGTGTGGGTGAAATATGTAGAGTGTAGAGATGGTATTTTTGTGGGTTTAAAAGGTTAAAATAGATGGTATATATATAGTGTTTAAGTTTCTTTTATTTTAAAATGCCAAACGGTCACCTTCAACATTCACAGTTCAATGGTCAAAATTCAAGTTTCAACGCGTGATCATGGCAACGCGTTACAAAGTCGACGCGTGAAGATTTTGGCCGGCGGCGGTGTATCACGTGGATCAACGCGTTGAATTTGGTTCATCACGCGGCACCCCGTGTACCCTAACAACTGGAGTAGCTTGTTAGTTACCATTTGAAACTTAACTACAAAACTGCCATTTCTTCACTTTCAATTTGGTGTGTTGTGTGTTTTCACTTTTACCTAGAGAGGGTTGAGGGATGGTGGAAACTGGAAAACTTAATATTAAATATCAAACAATTTTTACATTTAAAAAATAATCATATTCGTTCATTTAGTAAGTGGTATTAATCACTTTTAAAACTATCTCTATGGGTATGTATCACTTTTAAAACTATATCTACGATCCACCGAGTTGGGGTATAAGTTCATGTTTGTCTTTACTTATGTTTTACGTCACATGACGGTATGAATTCACGTTTTTACCAGTTTTGATCATTGTTTGCATACTACTTAGCACAGTTTTACGACCACGTCCCCGTAACCAGATTGACCAGTCAAATGAACTCATAAGCAAAAAGGTTTTACCCAGATCAGTCCATTTCTTCACGAATGAGTCATAATCACCCGGTGCAACAAGAACCATAAAACAAAAGTGCAACCATCTTTGCAAATGTTGAGAGACGTAACCCGCCACTTTCACTTGCATTTTGGCATAAAGAATGAACCCGCGACTCAAATTTCCGACCTTGTATATAACCAAAAGGTGAAATATCTCTAGTTAAACACGACTGCGCTAGTTGGTACTTCGAGCAACTCCTTTGGACATCATGTGTCATGATTCCTAAAGGCAAGACAACACAATCATTCACATTGGTTATTTATAAAAATACAAAAGATTGTCTCGaggggtcaagttattctacaaaggcttctaattgtaagaagtgtaagaaggatttatagagtgacaagtgtccaataagctaaaactaaacccactacatcaccaccaaaaacctaaacacccacccccaccccaccccaccaccacccaaaaacctaacccccccccccccacaccccccaaaaacctaaaaaaaaaaaaatctaaaaaaaaaactaaacacccacccccaccccccacccaaaaacctaaacccccaccccctcggcaaaaaaaaaaaaaaaaaaaaaaaattggggggTGGGTGATgtgggtggggggtgggggtttaggtttttggtggtggtggatgtttaagggttttttttttttttgtagtggggtttttttgtgtagtgggtttttttaggttattggacacttgtcactctataaatccttcttacacttcttacaattaggatcctttgtatttgatcctaatccttgTCTCGGGTAACCATTGTTATACAGCGCAACCATTTTGTCTAGATCATGTTACAATCCcatcttttattttattattatttttttttttaacgccAACTTTCTGATTAAAAGATGTAGTTTTGTTGGTTGTGGAGGTCTTATCGGAAATTAAACAAAGTTATAAATTACCTCTAATACCGCCTTAGCTTCAtcatcaaatgttttacaaagaATCTCATAGCTCTTCTCTTGCCCGGTTACTCCCATCTGCAAGATAAGGGTGTAAAGGCATAGTTATTAATAGTGAATAGCGGATGATATCAACAACCCACCTATACGCTACGTGGTGATAGCGATGAAATAGCAGAGCGCTATTTTATGTTTAGCGACACACAATGagaaaattttagaaatattttgtatgtatattatatccaAATAAGCTGTTTTATACGCTATTTTATATGTATGCCTAACAAAAAACCCAAAATCCTGCTAACAAATTCCCGCTAATTATattaaagcaaaaaaaaaaaaaaaaaaacctaaaatcccgCTATTTGCCCGCTATGAAGGCGCTAAAATCAAATAGCGACACATGAGTGCTAcgctacgctattcgctatagcgctCGCCATGAGCACTATTAACAAGTGTGTAAAGGTCAATTAGTATgaattatttttttgaaaaatatatgtGACTATATCCAGTTCTCACATTATATGCATGTGTGTGTGTAAATTTGGTTCTACTAAAAAGCCCAAAAATCCTAAGTATGTAGTAATCATTTTAGTCACCAGTGAGTACATAGTGTACACTGCTTAATTTAAGTATTCAACAAATAGTGTATTAACCGAGGAATAAATATTTGGCGGTTCCCATTTGAACCCACcctatacatacacacacacacacacacacaattttACGACGTCTTTGTACTCAGGCAAATGTTTCATACCAGCTGATAAACTTTTGAAGGAGAAATGCTTGATATATTATAACTGCACATCAAAATCACAGAATAAGATTTAGCAACAATAGTATGCAATCACAGCATTCTATATAGTTGCTACGTTAATATAGCTTTTtgattatataataatacttgtGAGGCAAAGAATGTGTTCCTAACGATTAAGAACTAATTCTTTATAAATATTGTTATTGCATACTCATCTCGTCTATATCTCATGAATATTAACAATTAAGCAACATGTAAATGCATACGTTACTCGAATCCAATCTGGATATTCATCTCAAATAACATTCGATACCTCAGCCAtgtcatggtatcagagctaaaaCCTTGGAAGTAGGAAATACGATAAACTCACTTTAGCTGCGTATGTTACCTTAGCTTATTCAAGTAGAAATTGATTGCAGAagtgttttgtttttgtacggTAAGCACCACAGCACCCATGCTATTCtgagaaaattaaaaaagaaaagagATTAAATGGTAAAACAatagtaaatatatcactagatAATGTTGCAGTGTCAATTAAGCGCTTTGAATGGATATAGAACAACTATATGCAAGAATTATCAGTTCAACGAAAGCTATAATCTAAAATGTATGTTTAAAACAAATTTGTGACCATTTTGACCCAATTATTTTTAAACGGGTAAATTTGCGTTATGattaacgggtcaaatgggtaaaCATTTTGAAGTTGCTTACCCAAAGTGTATTTTTAATGCATAAAGCCTataaactattttatttaaaaatatagaTAAGTATTGAGATAAAATAATTCTAGTAATCATATTTGAGACATCAACTCtctaaaatatattaatatattgtCTTTAAAAGTAAAGTACACGAAGGGTTCCTAtagtttaccaaaattttggatttggtccctagctttccaaaagtacacataTGATCCGTGTGGTTTGCTCTTTGTagcacatttagtccccaactttttccaaaagtacatggatggtccctgtggtttgcactttgtaacgcatttagtctctAACTTGGACCTCCTAAAACCTTTAGATGtgttggctggggactaaatgcgttacaaagtgcaaaccacagggaccatccgtgtacttttgaaaagcgacggaccaaatccaaaaattttggtaaaccacaggggcCATCTGTGTGCATTActcttatatttaaaaaaaatagaatttcaGGTCAACCCAACCGATCCATAATATCATATGATCCAAACTTCATTATACACAAGCACGTAATAAAACTAAATGAAAAAAAAGTGATTACGTTGCACGCAATTAGCTCAACTAGTTGCATGAGGAACTTTCCAAGACCCTTCCCCTGATACGCCGGTTCAAGCTGCAATTCATAGACATAAAGTACTGGAACATCCTCTTCAATGGTGAATCTATAATGTACAAATCCAACTACGGATTCCTTATTGTATACAAATATATATAGTGCTTCCGAAGATGACATTTCTCTACGCTTCACTTTTTCCTCTGCGGGCCACTCTGCTCCATATGGTCCCTCCATATTCACCTGCTCAAAAGAAAAGACATTAATCCTTCTATTTTTGGTACATATTTTATAACTCAAATATATAAAACTTATCGTAAATCAAACAAGGACTAATACAATTATACCTTAAGAAGCTTTTGAATGTAGTTCTTTAAATCGGATGACAGTTTATTACCACGTCCAGACTCAAGGAATAAAGATAGACCTATTATATAGGAAGGTATTAGCTGGAAAAAAaaacaagagtaaattacaaaaatcgtcctttatgtacgTCAATTATTGCAAgttgtgtcctttgtcttcaataaattacagaaaacatactcgatgtttgcaaacccttgcaagttatgtcctttagccccaactcagttaatttttgtggttaaatctgaacaaatggaccccacatgacggtatttttgtggttaaatctgaccaaatagaccccacatgagagtaaaatgaccaaaataccctcatgtggggtccatttggtcagatttaactacaaaaaattaactgagttagtgcTAAAGggcataacttgcaagggtttgcaaacatcgagtacgttttctgtaattattgaagataaaggacacagtttgcaataagtgacatacataaaggacgat
The Helianthus annuus cultivar XRQ/B chromosome 6, HanXRQr2.0-SUNRISE, whole genome shotgun sequence genome window above contains:
- the LOC110865566 gene encoding N-alpha-acetyltransferase 40 isoform X2 → MQRKKRMEELLRSAYSSAKDHLSHFPHYNTNGLSLFLESGRGNKLSSDLKNYIQKLLKVNMEGPYGAEWPAEEKVKRREMSSSEALYIFVYNKESVVGFVHYRFTIEEDVPVLYVYELQLEPAYQGKGLGKFLMQLVELIACNNSMGAVVLTVQKQNTSAINFYLNKLSYNISSISPSKVYQLMGVTGQEKSYEILCKTFDDEAKAVLEES
- the LOC110865566 gene encoding N-alpha-acetyltransferase 40 isoform X1; this encodes MANTGRQATSASNIEQETMESEDPKATRSTRHQIMQRKKRMEELLRSAYSSAKDHLSHFPHYNTNGLSLFLESGRGNKLSSDLKNYIQKLLKVNMEGPYGAEWPAEEKVKRREMSSSEALYIFVYNKESVVGFVHYRFTIEEDVPVLYVYELQLEPAYQGKGLGKFLMQLVELIACNNSMGAVVLTVQKQNTSAINFYLNKLSYNISSISPSKVYQLMGVTGQEKSYEILCKTFDDEAKAVLEES